In the genome of Paenibacillus sp. FSL R5-0766, one region contains:
- a CDS encoding beta-galactosidase — protein MNDNIAGSQIRFILDAEDKDIRAGRMTGSGGKSPRGESYDFTNYYMTRNAKPHIPVVGEFHFSRFAYLQWEEELLKMKAGGVSIVASYVFWNFHEEQESEFNWSGNLNLRHFVDLCGKHELPLIVRIGPFCHGEVRNGGMPDWLFSYPFEVRSNDEGYLYYAKRLYQEIARQLNGCFYQEGGPVIGVQLENEYMHAGAPMDAWGYTREKYITSGRDGREHLKMLRHIAEEVGMKPMFYTATAWGNAAVPEEGTLPMLAGYAYTPWIPNQPPSREYLFRDLHMNPVEEVDYDSLEYPAAYCELAGGMQVSYHARPVVDADSVEAMTIVKLANGSNLVGYYMYHGGTNPIGKNSYMNEQALPKMTYDYQSPLGEFGRIGESYDRIRSLSMFLEAYGELLAPMGCVVPDGQHAITPENTMDLRWSVRQQDGSGFLFMNNYQDHVAMPDRDIQLELHTSKGTAFYPREGTMQLKSGMPAILPFHMNLSGMKIISATVQPLTRFMVNQELTAVFYAHEGMAPEYVVDASSVTNVEMPEGTVSEQGNEVVIHPIAGKDHHLQITTSDGMVIRIITLTREEALHAYRFRVGGEERLVISSSHLYVQNEMLLCTSVEQPEMEVSFYPAPEHVSASEYAVLTQSKQGVFDTYTFQVSPYEPAVEVDYPKEYAATLRLDTAWPEQVDDVWVEIDYEGDVAAAHIHHQMLTDHINYGRSWMLGLKQSRHLLADYALRLSITPIRKGTTESYVNQAYVERFEGVEIGKFNEIRVRPQYRVGLVLAGLREDT, from the coding sequence ATGAATGATAATATAGCAGGTAGCCAGATTCGCTTTATATTGGACGCGGAAGATAAGGACATTCGTGCGGGTCGCATGACTGGCAGTGGCGGCAAAAGCCCACGAGGGGAATCGTATGATTTTACCAACTATTATATGACTCGTAATGCTAAACCCCATATTCCCGTGGTAGGTGAGTTTCATTTCTCCAGATTCGCTTACTTGCAGTGGGAAGAAGAATTACTGAAGATGAAGGCAGGCGGGGTGAGCATTGTCGCTTCCTATGTTTTCTGGAATTTTCACGAGGAGCAGGAAAGCGAATTTAATTGGTCAGGAAATCTGAATTTGCGGCACTTTGTGGATCTGTGTGGCAAACATGAGCTGCCTCTGATTGTGCGGATTGGTCCATTCTGTCATGGGGAAGTTCGTAATGGTGGGATGCCGGATTGGTTATTCAGTTATCCATTCGAAGTCAGGTCGAACGATGAAGGATATCTGTATTACGCTAAGCGATTATATCAGGAGATTGCCCGTCAGCTCAACGGCTGCTTTTATCAGGAGGGTGGCCCTGTTATCGGGGTACAGTTAGAAAATGAGTATATGCACGCTGGCGCACCCATGGATGCCTGGGGATATACCCGCGAAAAATACATTACCTCCGGCCGGGACGGGCGAGAACATCTGAAGATGCTTCGCCATATTGCCGAAGAAGTCGGTATGAAGCCGATGTTCTATACTGCCACGGCCTGGGGTAATGCTGCGGTGCCTGAAGAAGGAACATTACCGATGCTAGCGGGGTATGCGTACACACCATGGATTCCCAATCAGCCTCCAAGCCGGGAGTATTTGTTCCGGGATCTGCATATGAATCCTGTGGAAGAAGTGGATTATGACAGTCTGGAGTACCCTGCTGCGTATTGCGAGCTTGCTGGAGGCATGCAGGTCAGTTATCACGCTCGTCCGGTTGTTGATGCGGACAGTGTTGAGGCGATGACCATTGTGAAACTTGCGAACGGCAGCAATCTGGTTGGGTATTATATGTATCACGGGGGGACCAATCCGATAGGCAAAAATTCATATATGAATGAGCAGGCATTGCCGAAAATGACGTATGATTACCAATCGCCACTCGGGGAATTTGGGCGTATTGGTGAATCGTATGACCGCATTCGAAGCTTGTCCATGTTCCTGGAAGCATACGGTGAGTTGCTTGCACCGATGGGCTGTGTTGTACCGGATGGTCAACATGCGATAACACCGGAGAACACGATGGATCTGCGTTGGTCTGTTCGCCAACAAGATGGCTCAGGATTCCTGTTCATGAATAATTATCAGGATCATGTGGCGATGCCTGATCGAGATATACAATTGGAACTGCATACCAGCAAAGGGACTGCTTTTTATCCAAGAGAAGGAACGATGCAGCTGAAATCCGGCATGCCGGCCATTCTGCCTTTCCATATGAATCTGAGTGGAATGAAGATCATTAGTGCTACCGTTCAGCCACTGACCCGATTTATGGTAAATCAGGAGCTTACGGCTGTCTTTTATGCCCATGAAGGCATGGCGCCTGAGTATGTTGTTGATGCATCATCTGTTACAAATGTGGAGATGCCTGAAGGTACAGTATCGGAGCAGGGGAATGAAGTTGTGATACATCCGATTGCCGGCAAGGACCATCATCTGCAAATCACAACATCGGACGGTATGGTCATACGAATCATTACATTGACCCGTGAAGAGGCATTACATGCCTACCGTTTCCGTGTGGGCGGAGAAGAAAGGCTTGTAATTAGCAGCAGTCATCTGTATGTACAGAATGAGATGCTCCTATGTACATCTGTGGAGCAACCAGAGATGGAGGTATCCTTCTATCCGGCTCCAGAGCATGTTTCAGCTTCTGAATATGCCGTCTTAACCCAGTCTAAGCAAGGAGTATTCGATACGTATACATTCCAAGTTTCGCCTTACGAACCTGCTGTAGAGGTTGATTATCCGAAAGAGTATGCAGCAACACTGAGATTGGACACAGCGTGGCCGGAACAAGTAGATGACGTGTGGGTTGAGATTGATTATGAAGGAGACGTTGCAGCAGCACATATTCATCATCAGATGTTAACGGATCATATTAACTATGGACGCAGCTGGATGCTTGGTTTGAAGCAATCCCGTCATTTGTTGGCTGATTACGCGCTTCGTCTGTCTATAACCCCAATTCGAAAAGGGACGACTGAGAGTTATGTGAATCAGGCTTATGTGGAGCGGTTTGAGGGTGTGGAGATTGGAAAGTTTAATGAGATTCGGGTGAGACCACAGTACCGGGTTGGGTTGGTATTGGCGGGACTTAGAGAAGACACTTAG
- a CDS encoding glycoside hydrolase family 5 protein, whose product MVNLKKCTIFTVIAALMFMVLGSAAPKASAATGFYVSGNKLYDSTGKAFVMRGVNHGHSWFKNDLNTAIPSIAKTGANTVRIVLSNGSLYTKDDLNAVKNIINVVNQNKMIAVLEVHDATGKDDYNSLDAAVNYWISIKEALIGKEDRVIVNIANEWYGTWNGSAWADGYKKAIPKLRNAGIKNTLIVDAAGWGQFPQSIVDYGQSVFAADSQKNTVFSIHMYEYAGKDAATVKANMENVLNKGLALIIGEFGGYHTNGDVDEYAIMRYGQEKGVGWLAWSWYGNSSGLNYLDMATGPNGSLTSFGNTVVNDTYGIKNTSQKAGIF is encoded by the coding sequence ATGGTTAATCTGAAAAAGTGTACAATCTTCACGGTTATTGCTGCTCTTATGTTCATGGTATTAGGGAGTGCAGCCCCCAAAGCTTCTGCTGCTACAGGTTTTTATGTAAGCGGTAACAAGTTGTACGATTCCACAGGCAAGGCTTTTGTCATGAGAGGTGTTAATCACGGCCATTCCTGGTTCAAAAATGATTTGAATACCGCTATCCCTTCAATCGCCAAAACAGGTGCCAATACGGTACGCATTGTTCTTTCGAATGGTAGCCTGTACACCAAAGATGATCTGAACGCTGTTAAAAATATTATTAATGTGGTTAACCAAAATAAAATGATAGCTGTACTCGAGGTCCATGACGCCACAGGGAAAGATGACTATAATTCGTTGGATGCGGCAGTAAACTACTGGATTAGTATTAAGGAAGCTTTGATTGGCAAAGAAGATCGGGTCATCGTCAACATCGCCAATGAATGGTATGGAACGTGGAATGGAAGTGCGTGGGCTGATGGTTACAAAAAAGCCATTCCGAAACTCCGAAATGCGGGAATTAAAAATACGCTAATTGTAGATGCAGCCGGATGGGGACAGTTCCCTCAATCCATCGTGGATTATGGACAAAGTGTATTTGCAGCCGATTCTCAGAAAAATACGGTCTTCTCCATTCATATGTATGAGTATGCTGGCAAAGATGCTGCAACGGTCAAAGCCAATATGGAAAATGTGCTGAACAAAGGATTGGCTCTGATCATTGGTGAATTCGGGGGATATCACACAAACGGTGATGTGGACGAATATGCCATCATGAGATATGGTCAGGAAAAAGGGGTAGGCTGGCTTGCCTGGTCTTGGTACGGAAACAGCTCCGGTCTGAACTATCTGGACATGGCCACAGGTCCGAACGGAAGCTTAACGAGTTTTGGCAACACCGTAGTTAATGATACCTATGGTATTAAAAACACTTCCCAAAAAGCGGGGATTTTCTAA
- a CDS encoding DUF5107 domain-containing protein, translated as MNHVTAKSNVRIWEETRDIPTYGTGKPDKNPMFLEKRIYQGSSGKVYPHPVIDSIEDEAKMKSYRLVILENEYVRIEMMPELGGRIYRALDRTNNYDFVYYNRVIKPALVGLAGPWISGGIEFNWPQHHRPNTFGPVDYTFGSNEDGSATVWVGEIDRMYGTKMTAGFTLHPGRAYLEIHAEVYNRTSAPQTFLWWANPAVAVNDHTQSVFPPDVTAVLDHGKRDVSRFPIATGTYYKMDYSEGVDISRYKNIPVPTSYMAYKSNYNFVGGYDHGIQAGLLHVANHHISPGKKQWTWGNGEFGQAWDRQLTDEDGPYIELMTGIYTDNQPDFTWLQPYEAKSFSQYFMPYKGIGMVKNATIDAAVNLEMDETTGMVTVMVYATSVFEQVTVEAIGPTTVYLHERCNISPTELYKSSFPWSGQDEWHQLKLSVRTAEGRVLVAYQPERSEIQEVPDPATPLPLPSEIRTNEQLYLAGLHLEQYRHATYEPEPYYLEGLKRDATDIRLNIAYGTLLLRRGLFQDAEKHFRQAIQSLTLKNTNPYDSEAFYQLGLSLKLQGKQEEAYAALYKAVWSAQYQDTGYYMLAQIDTALQRDIEALDHIERSLIRNTRNYKARHLKVALLRRLGQDKQAIQYARETLELDPVEFGAAHELVLIYSGATAPSEREQARQTREHFHRLMRGDVYNYLNLAADYADCGLWEEALTVLSYVESEIAQPYPMVGYAQAYLYRQLGDVEQARECQKQGKAAPTDYCFPNTLFEFMVLQDALAVDSNDARAHYYLGNWLYDHKRYEEAITHWETSREVDAAYSTVHRNLGLAYYNKLNRPDLALASLEEAFQLDSQDARIFYELDQLHKKIGYSCEHRIKLLEQHMELVHHRDDLYIEWVTLLNMQGSHQEAWNALQTRRFHPWEGGEGKVTGQYVTALTELAKRKLEKQQPELAMELLQKALVYPENLGEGKLEGAGDNPVYFYLGCAYQQLKNDQAAEENFHRASIGLNEPASAMFYNDQPPESIYYQGLAWQKLGNVKEANRRFNKLIDYAERHMHDHIRMDYFAVSLPDFLVFDDDLNQRNKEHCRYMRALGLLGLGRISEAKLELDRVLEKNPNHQGAIIHR; from the coding sequence TTGAATCACGTGACAGCGAAATCAAATGTTCGCATATGGGAAGAAACCAGAGATATTCCAACCTATGGTACAGGTAAACCGGACAAAAATCCGATGTTTCTTGAAAAGAGAATCTACCAGGGAAGTTCGGGTAAGGTGTACCCGCATCCCGTGATCGACAGCATTGAAGATGAGGCCAAAATGAAGTCTTATCGATTAGTTATTCTCGAAAATGAATATGTACGTATCGAGATGATGCCCGAACTCGGTGGACGGATCTATCGTGCGCTGGATCGGACCAACAACTACGATTTTGTATATTATAACCGGGTGATTAAACCTGCGCTCGTGGGTCTGGCAGGGCCATGGATTTCCGGAGGAATTGAATTCAACTGGCCACAGCATCATCGGCCCAACACGTTTGGTCCAGTCGATTATACATTTGGCAGTAATGAAGATGGAAGCGCTACCGTGTGGGTGGGTGAGATTGATCGCATGTATGGTACCAAAATGACCGCTGGCTTCACATTACATCCCGGCAGAGCCTATCTTGAAATCCATGCCGAGGTATACAATCGCACCAGCGCACCTCAAACTTTTCTATGGTGGGCCAACCCGGCTGTAGCTGTTAACGATCATACACAATCCGTTTTTCCACCTGATGTAACGGCTGTGCTGGACCATGGAAAACGGGATGTATCCCGCTTTCCCATCGCAACTGGCACCTATTACAAGATGGACTATTCCGAAGGTGTAGATATCTCCCGATACAAAAACATACCGGTTCCAACATCCTATATGGCGTATAAGTCGAATTATAATTTTGTAGGGGGTTATGACCATGGGATTCAGGCAGGTTTGTTGCATGTAGCCAATCATCATATTTCTCCGGGCAAGAAGCAATGGACCTGGGGGAACGGGGAATTCGGGCAAGCCTGGGATCGTCAGTTAACGGACGAGGATGGACCTTATATTGAATTAATGACCGGGATCTATACCGATAATCAGCCTGATTTTACATGGTTACAGCCCTATGAAGCGAAATCATTCTCGCAGTATTTTATGCCGTATAAAGGAATTGGTATGGTCAAAAATGCAACGATTGATGCAGCGGTTAATCTGGAAATGGACGAAACGACCGGAATGGTAACCGTAATGGTATATGCGACGTCGGTTTTTGAACAAGTGACCGTTGAAGCGATAGGTCCAACCACGGTATATCTCCATGAGAGATGTAATATCTCACCTACGGAACTATATAAATCTTCATTCCCGTGGAGCGGACAAGATGAATGGCATCAGTTGAAGTTAAGTGTTCGAACTGCGGAAGGAAGAGTACTTGTAGCCTATCAACCTGAACGTTCTGAGATTCAGGAAGTTCCAGATCCGGCCACACCACTCCCGCTACCATCCGAGATTCGTACGAATGAACAACTATATCTGGCGGGTCTTCATTTGGAGCAATATCGGCATGCCACGTATGAACCGGAACCTTATTATCTGGAAGGTTTGAAGCGTGATGCAACGGATATTCGTCTAAACATTGCGTATGGCACATTGCTGCTGCGTAGAGGATTGTTCCAAGATGCAGAGAAGCATTTCAGACAGGCCATTCAATCGCTGACATTGAAAAATACGAATCCATATGATAGTGAAGCTTTTTACCAACTCGGTCTGAGTTTGAAATTACAGGGGAAACAGGAAGAAGCCTACGCAGCACTGTATAAAGCCGTATGGTCTGCACAGTATCAGGATACAGGTTATTACATGCTTGCTCAGATCGATACGGCGTTACAACGGGACATCGAAGCTTTGGATCACATCGAACGTTCGCTGATTCGTAACACCAGAAATTATAAGGCTCGCCATCTGAAGGTGGCTCTGTTACGTAGATTGGGTCAAGATAAACAGGCGATCCAATATGCGCGTGAGACATTGGAACTGGACCCCGTTGAATTTGGAGCCGCACATGAGTTAGTCCTGATCTACAGTGGAGCAACTGCACCTTCAGAGAGAGAACAAGCGCGGCAAACACGTGAGCATTTCCATCGTCTGATGCGAGGAGACGTTTATAATTATCTGAATCTAGCCGCAGACTACGCGGATTGTGGATTGTGGGAAGAAGCACTGACGGTACTCTCTTATGTTGAATCCGAAATTGCACAGCCGTATCCTATGGTTGGTTATGCTCAGGCTTACTTGTATCGTCAGCTGGGGGATGTGGAGCAGGCCCGGGAATGTCAAAAGCAGGGGAAAGCTGCTCCAACGGATTATTGTTTTCCTAATACGTTATTTGAATTCATGGTGCTTCAGGATGCATTGGCAGTGGATTCGAATGATGCGCGTGCTCACTATTACCTGGGAAATTGGTTATATGATCATAAACGCTACGAGGAAGCAATTACCCATTGGGAAACTTCACGCGAGGTGGATGCTGCATATTCCACTGTACATCGGAATCTGGGACTGGCTTATTATAACAAGCTGAATCGTCCCGATCTTGCACTGGCATCATTAGAGGAAGCATTCCAGTTGGATTCGCAGGATGCCCGAATCTTCTACGAGTTGGATCAATTGCACAAGAAAATAGGGTATTCCTGCGAGCATCGAATCAAATTGCTGGAACAACATATGGAGTTGGTTCACCACCGTGATGATCTGTATATCGAGTGGGTGACTTTACTGAATATGCAAGGTAGTCATCAAGAAGCATGGAATGCCCTTCAGACCCGGCGGTTTCATCCATGGGAGGGTGGAGAAGGTAAGGTAACAGGACAATATGTTACGGCACTGACAGAACTGGCAAAGCGAAAACTGGAGAAACAACAACCTGAACTAGCAATGGAGCTGTTGCAGAAGGCTTTGGTTTACCCGGAGAACTTAGGTGAAGGTAAATTGGAGGGAGCCGGAGACAACCCCGTTTACTTTTATCTTGGCTGTGCCTACCAGCAACTGAAGAATGATCAGGCGGCAGAGGAGAATTTCCACAGAGCATCCATCGGTTTGAATGAACCGGCAAGCGCGATGTTTTATAATGACCAACCGCCGGAATCCATCTATTATCAGGGTCTGGCCTGGCAGAAGCTTGGCAATGTGAAGGAAGCAAACCGACGCTTTAACAAACTCATTGACTATGCGGAAAGACATATGCATGATCATATCCGAATGGATTATTTTGCGGTATCTCTGCCCGATTTTCTAGTATTCGACGACGATCTCAATCAACGAAATAAAGAACATTGCCGGTATATGCGGGCATTGGGTCTTCTGGGGCTGGGGCGGATAAGTGAAGCCAAACTTGAGTTGGACCGGGTATTGGAGAAAAACCCGAATCATCAAGGGGCAATCATCCATCGATAA